In Streptococcus oralis, a single window of DNA contains:
- a CDS encoding DUF4299 family protein yields the protein MAKTFFIPNKESILGQQEVLTAKSILALVEGLESHSYDAVYLRQPLNRLEYIECGIVGQSQFLFKVNYADSRKGYQVVIPDFLTRADWEIVEALLQALSSKLGEAVEGLEGFDFEAYFRQTVKNYLADRAARLVYCQGLLSPIYLNKEYLESFLAEDGLARFEDLVKKVQGSDAYLASVRFYLDAQGKVHGIYHLAQGVKTILPKEPFVPAPYTEQLAGKELIWEIDLVTISGDGSKAEDYEAIARLDYARFLESLPKAFYHQLDANQLEVQAILGQDFEGLASIE from the coding sequence ATGGCGAAAACATTTTTTATCCCAAATAAAGAAAGCATTCTAGGACAACAGGAGGTCTTGACTGCCAAGTCCATCTTGGCCTTGGTGGAGGGCTTGGAGTCGCATAGTTATGATGCAGTCTATCTCCGTCAGCCACTCAATCGTCTCGAGTATATCGAGTGTGGGATTGTAGGTCAGTCGCAATTTCTCTTCAAGGTGAACTATGCGGATAGCCGAAAAGGCTATCAAGTGGTGATTCCAGACTTCCTTACCAGAGCGGACTGGGAGATTGTAGAAGCTCTCCTCCAAGCCCTATCAAGCAAGTTGGGTGAGGCAGTAGAAGGGCTAGAAGGATTTGACTTTGAAGCTTATTTCCGACAAACAGTCAAGAATTATCTAGCGGATAGGGCGGCTCGTCTGGTATACTGCCAAGGACTCTTGTCCCCTATCTATCTCAACAAGGAATACCTCGAGAGCTTTTTGGCTGAGGATGGATTGGCACGTTTTGAAGATCTAGTCAAGAAGGTTCAAGGATCTGATGCCTACCTTGCCAGTGTGAGATTTTACCTAGACGCCCAAGGCAAGGTGCACGGTATCTATCACCTAGCCCAGGGAGTCAAAACGATTTTACCAAAGGAACCCTTTGTACCAGCTCCTTATACCGAGCAGCTGGCAGGCAAGGAGCTTATTTGGGAGATTGACCTAGTGACGATTTCTGGTGATGGCTCAAAAGCAGAAGACTATGAAGCCATCGCTCGCTTGGATTATGCAAGATTCCTAGAGTCATTACCAAAAGCATTTTACCACCAACTAGATGCTAATCAATTAGAAGTACAAGCCATCCTAGGACAAGATTTTGAAGGATTGGCAAGTATCGAGTAG
- a CDS encoding DUF6574 domain-containing protein — translation MTQEWFESADLEKKSAQMKSEIQPDQPETSETVETEPQASQETPISPKESETHEEEAPEMIEETQTEEEGEGKAEEEHKQENPTKEKSILSKALESPYIPDIDPRKTARFKEEIALFWTWLLDAIQEPTASKTTDQKHRYSVFALLTLLSSINLFFSIYHIKHLYYGYMASIANSLPNQLPPLNLFAGLSILVASALFYFSIILGGFTVRRVLDQESDFTFQEAFDRYSRLFAIPLVLTALASFFALFGGLRFAGILTLLSMAIFALGNLFVISKPSKTSSLDPFYRFLLAVLLDGAILLPFFIAELALTVDYLRILTFF, via the coding sequence ATGACACAAGAATGGTTTGAAAGCGCCGATCTTGAGAAGAAATCAGCTCAGATGAAATCGGAAATTCAGCCCGACCAACCAGAGACTTCGGAAACTGTGGAGACCGAACCACAAGCAAGCCAAGAAACTCCTATCTCACCTAAAGAGTCGGAAACGCATGAGGAGGAAGCTCCCGAAATGATTGAGGAAACCCAAACCGAGGAAGAGGGAGAAGGGAAAGCTGAAGAGGAACACAAGCAAGAAAACCCTACAAAAGAGAAAAGTATCCTCAGCAAGGCTTTAGAAAGCCCCTATATCCCAGATATTGACCCTCGTAAAACAGCCAGATTCAAAGAAGAAATCGCACTATTTTGGACTTGGCTGCTGGATGCTATCCAAGAACCAACTGCCAGCAAGACTACGGACCAAAAGCATCGTTACAGTGTCTTTGCCCTACTCACCTTGCTGTCTTCGATTAACCTTTTCTTTAGTATCTATCATATCAAGCACCTCTACTATGGCTATATGGCCTCTATTGCCAATAGTTTACCTAACCAGCTCCCTCCTTTAAATCTCTTTGCTGGCCTTTCTATCTTGGTCGCTAGCGCTCTATTTTACTTTTCCATCATTTTGGGAGGCTTTACTGTCCGACGTGTGCTGGATCAGGAGAGTGACTTCACATTCCAAGAAGCCTTTGATCGGTATAGCCGACTCTTTGCTATCCCGCTTGTCTTAACAGCTCTAGCAAGTTTCTTTGCACTCTTTGGTGGCTTACGATTTGCTGGCATCCTCACTCTTCTAAGCATGGCCATCTTTGCCCTTGGAAATCTCTTTGTGATTAGCAAGCCAAGTAAGACCAGTAGCCTTGATCCATTTTATCGTTTCTTGCTAGCTGTCTTACTTGATGGAGCTATTCTCTTACCCTTCTTCATTGCAGAGCTCGCGCTGACAGTTGACTACCTTCGCATCTTGACCTTCTTTTAA
- a CDS encoding DUF4097 family beta strand repeat-containing protein codes for MRKLTKGFLIFGVVSTILGFIMIIVGAQSNGIQSLLAMSKDPVYDNRIEEVTFGNEVEKLDLALEEHSLTITESVDDKIHITYHPSVSGRHDLTTGMSDKTLSVTDKQASQHRFLGSGIEGLLRIASSYSSRFDEVILSLPKGRRLQAITVSANRGQTNIRQANLENATIKTKGYLLRLTESSIKNSTLTTPHIINIFDTELTDSQVKTEEGHIYAENIKIRGKVELDSHHDLRLFLSKTEFDRINLDLSSQHGGIYYKPKEEHRGQKENELANPYKTDKADVKDLLIAKANQDIYLPKEEEYSAPPRNH; via the coding sequence ATGCGTAAATTGACAAAAGGATTTCTCATCTTTGGTGTGGTTTCTACAATCCTTGGTTTTATCATGATCATTGTAGGTGCCCAGTCCAATGGTATTCAAAGTTTGCTTGCCATGTCAAAAGATCCCGTCTATGACAATCGTATCGAAGAAGTGACCTTTGGAAATGAAGTGGAAAAACTTGATTTAGCCCTTGAGGAACATAGCCTAACCATCACAGAGTCTGTAGATGACAAGATCCATATCACCTATCATCCGTCCGTGTCTGGTCGTCATGATCTGACTACTGGCATGAGTGACAAAACACTGAGCGTCACTGACAAACAAGCCTCCCAACATCGTTTTCTCGGTTCAGGAATCGAAGGCCTACTTCGTATTGCTAGCAGTTATTCTAGTCGTTTTGACGAAGTCATACTCTCCCTCCCTAAAGGAAGAAGACTACAAGCTATCACCGTCTCAGCCAATCGTGGACAAACTAATATTCGCCAAGCCAATCTTGAAAATGCGACAATCAAAACAAAAGGCTATCTCTTAAGACTAACAGAAAGTTCTATCAAAAACAGCACACTAACGACACCTCATATCATCAATATCTTTGATACTGAATTGACAGATAGCCAGGTCAAGACGGAGGAGGGGCACATCTATGCTGAAAATATCAAGATCCGCGGTAAGGTAGAGCTAGACTCTCATCACGACTTAAGACTCTTTCTTTCTAAGACAGAATTCGATCGTATCAATCTAGATCTTTCTTCTCAGCATGGTGGTATCTATTATAAACCCAAAGAAGAACATCGTGGACAAAAAGAGAATGAACTTGCCAACCCATACAAGACAGACAAAGCAGATGTCAAGGACCTGCTCATTGCAAAAGCCAACCAGGATATCTACCTACCCAAGGAAGAAGAATACTCTGCTCCACCTAGAAATCATTGA
- a CDS encoding DUF1700 domain-containing protein, whose translation MTRTDYLTQLETYLNKLPEADRIEAMDYFKELFDDAGSEGEEELIASLGTPKEAAHDILSDLLDKKVNEAPAQKNDRQLLHIALLALLVAPIGIPVGIGILMAIIGIFIAAVSVILAFFTVSVTGILLGGLFIIESFSVLVEAKSAFILIFGAGLLSIGASSLVLLGISYVARFFGLLIVRLAQWILKKGKRGDRHA comes from the coding sequence ATGACAAGAACTGACTATCTGACTCAGTTAGAAACCTATCTCAATAAACTGCCTGAAGCTGACCGCATCGAAGCCATGGACTACTTTAAGGAACTATTTGACGATGCAGGTTCAGAGGGCGAAGAGGAACTCATCGCCAGTCTAGGAACACCAAAAGAAGCAGCTCATGATATCCTCTCTGATCTTCTCGATAAAAAAGTCAATGAGGCACCTGCTCAAAAGAATGATCGCCAACTGCTACACATTGCCCTCCTGGCCCTGCTAGTAGCTCCTATCGGAATTCCGGTCGGGATCGGCATCCTCATGGCCATCATCGGTATTTTTATCGCGGCTGTCTCCGTCATTCTAGCCTTTTTCACTGTTTCGGTGACGGGTATCCTACTGGGCGGACTCTTTATCATAGAGAGCTTTAGCGTCCTAGTCGAAGCCAAATCTGCCTTTATCTTGATTTTTGGGGCCGGTTTGCTTTCTATCGGTGCTTCTTCTCTTGTTCTACTGGGTATCTCCTATGTAGCTCGTTTCTTTGGCCTCCTAATCGTCCGCTTGGCACAATGGATTCTTAAAAAAGGAAAGAGAGGTGATAGACATGCGTAA
- a CDS encoding PadR family transcriptional regulator, with translation MYFPTSSALIEFLILAVLEQGDSYGYEISQTIKLIANIKESTLYPILKKLEASGFLTTYSREFQGRMRKYYSLTNRGVEQLVTLKEEWTLYTDTVNGIIEGSIRHDKN, from the coding sequence ATGTACTTCCCAACATCCTCTGCCTTGATCGAATTTCTCATCTTGGCTGTACTGGAGCAGGGGGATTCTTATGGTTATGAGATTAGCCAAACCATTAAACTCATCGCCAATATCAAAGAATCTACGCTCTACCCCATTCTCAAAAAATTGGAAGCCAGTGGCTTTCTGACCACCTACTCTAGAGAGTTTCAGGGGCGTATGCGCAAATACTACTCCTTGACCAATCGGGGCGTAGAGCAGCTCGTTACTCTAAAGGAAGAGTGGACGCTCTATACCGACACCGTCAACGGCATTATAGAAGGGAGTATCCGCCATGACAAGAACTGA
- a CDS encoding CynX/NimT family MFS transporter — MKKQSLFFVLGIVLIGTVLRSPFTALPTILGDIAQGLGVEVSSLGILTSLPLLMFALFSAFASRLAQKIGLEHLFTYCLLLLTVGSVIRILNLPLLYLGTLIVGASIAIFNVLLPSMIQANQPQKISFLTTLYVTAMGISTAIASYLSVPITQASSWKGLILVLSFLCLVTLLVWLPNHHHNHHLESQKEKQVKENILKSKDVWAIIIFGGLQSLLFYTSMTWLPTMAVSAGISNSDAALLASIFSLISIPFSMTIPSLTTRLSDGHRRIMLAIISIAGMTGIAMLLYPSDNFLYWLVAHLLIGTACSALFPYLMVCFSLKTSSPEKTAQLSGLAQTGGYILAAFGPTLFGYSFDLFQSWVPAVLALLAVDIIMTISLFMVDRADKIL, encoded by the coding sequence ATGAAAAAACAATCACTCTTTTTTGTTCTAGGAATTGTCTTAATCGGGACTGTTTTACGCTCTCCTTTTACTGCTCTTCCAACCATTTTAGGAGATATCGCTCAGGGACTAGGAGTGGAGGTTAGCTCTCTTGGGATTTTAACCAGTCTCCCTCTCTTGATGTTTGCTCTTTTCTCTGCTTTTGCAAGCCGCTTGGCACAAAAAATCGGACTAGAACATCTCTTTACTTACTGTCTCCTCCTCTTAACTGTTGGCTCTGTCATTCGGATTCTCAATCTTCCCCTTCTCTATCTAGGAACCCTAATTGTCGGAGCGAGCATTGCGATCTTCAATGTACTCCTCCCAAGTATGATCCAGGCAAATCAGCCTCAAAAGATTAGTTTCCTAACAACGCTCTATGTCACTGCCATGGGAATTTCGACAGCCATCGCTTCTTATCTTTCGGTCCCTATCACCCAAGCTAGTTCTTGGAAGGGACTCATCCTCGTTCTCAGCTTTCTCTGTCTGGTCACTCTGCTAGTCTGGTTACCAAATCATCACCACAACCACCACCTAGAAAGCCAAAAAGAAAAGCAAGTCAAAGAGAATATTCTAAAAAGTAAAGATGTCTGGGCTATCATTATCTTTGGCGGGCTTCAGTCATTGCTCTTTTATACAAGTATGACCTGGTTGCCAACTATGGCTGTTAGTGCTGGTATTTCTAATAGTGATGCGGCTCTCCTTGCTTCTATTTTCTCACTGATCAGCATTCCTTTTTCCATGACCATCCCAAGTCTAACAACTCGTTTGTCAGATGGTCACCGTCGAATCATGCTGGCAATTATCTCTATCGCTGGTATGACAGGAATTGCCATGCTCTTGTATCCAAGCGACAACTTCCTCTACTGGCTAGTCGCTCACCTCTTGATTGGGACAGCATGTAGCGCCCTCTTTCCTTATCTCATGGTTTGTTTCTCGCTTAAGACCAGCTCGCCTGAAAAGACTGCGCAACTATCAGGTCTGGCGCAAACAGGGGGTTACATCTTAGCGGCCTTTGGTCCTACCTTGTTTGGTTACAGCTTTGACCTTTTCCAATCTTGGGTTCCAGCTGTCCTTGCCCTTCTAGCCGTTGATATCATCATGACCATCTCACTCTTTATGGTCGATCGGGCGGATAAAATCCTCTAA
- a CDS encoding glycosyltransferase: MPEKQKISVLMSVYVKENPTFLRDAIKSVQNQTLKPSELVLVEDGPLTPELYQVLDEVEAQSDIPVKRCPLEQNQGLGLALRYGVLQCQYDIIARMDTDDLAVPDRFEKQLQLMEKEDLDLLGGHIAEFIDNPDEIVSYRRVPTQHADIVAYQRMRSAFNHMTVMFKKDMILKAGNYEDGLYMEDDLLWLNMIAAGAKTGNLDQILCKVRVGAGMFERRGGLRYLKLYRQARQRMLERGQISYMEYAKSVAIQAIVALCPGFVRQFIFVKLLRKRK; the protein is encoded by the coding sequence GTGCCTGAAAAGCAAAAAATCAGCGTCTTGATGTCGGTCTATGTAAAGGAAAATCCGACGTTTTTAAGAGATGCTATCAAAAGTGTTCAAAACCAGACCTTGAAACCGAGCGAACTTGTTCTTGTTGAGGACGGGCCGCTCACACCCGAACTCTATCAGGTGCTAGATGAAGTGGAAGCTCAGTCAGACATTCCAGTGAAACGGTGCCCCTTAGAACAAAACCAAGGTTTAGGCTTGGCTCTTCGATACGGTGTTTTACAGTGCCAGTATGACATTATTGCCCGCATGGATACGGATGATTTAGCCGTTCCGGATCGTTTTGAGAAACAGCTTCAGCTAATGGAGAAAGAAGATCTCGATCTCTTAGGCGGACATATCGCAGAGTTCATTGACAATCCAGATGAGATTGTGTCTTATCGTCGTGTTCCAACTCAGCATGCAGACATTGTGGCTTATCAGAGAATGAGAAGCGCCTTTAACCATATGACCGTGATGTTCAAAAAGGACATGATCCTCAAAGCGGGCAACTATGAAGATGGCCTTTACATGGAGGATGACCTCCTTTGGCTCAATATGATTGCTGCAGGTGCCAAGACTGGGAACCTAGATCAAATCTTGTGTAAGGTTCGTGTCGGTGCAGGGATGTTTGAGCGTCGAGGTGGCTTGCGTTACCTTAAACTCTATCGTCAGGCTCGCCAAAGGATGCTTGAGCGAGGGCAAATTTCTTACATGGAATATGCTAAAAGTGTAGCCATTCAGGCAATTGTTGCACTTTGTCCAGGCTTTGTACGTCAGTTTATCTTCGTCAAACTTTTAAGAAAGAGAAAGTAA
- a CDS encoding nucleoside-diphosphate sugar epimerase/dehydratase codes for MNKKLTDYVIDLVEILNKQQKQVFWGIFDILSMVVSIIVSYILFYGLINPAPVDYVIYTLLAFLLYQIMIAFWGLNASISRYSKITDFMKIFFGVMLSSVLSYGICYAFLPLFSIRFIVLFILLSTFLILLPRITWQLIYSKRKKGSGDGEHRRTFLIGAGDGGALFMNSYQHPTSDLELVGILDNDEKKKGQKLGGIPVLGSYDNLPELAKRHQIERVIVAIPSLDPSEYERILQMCNKLGVKCYKMPKVETVVQGLHQPGSGFQKIDITDLLGRQEIRLDESRLGTEITGKTILVTGAGGSIGSEICRQVSRFNPERIVLLGHGENSIYLVYHELIRTFQGIDYVPVIADIQDYDRLLQVFEQYKPAIVYHAAAHKHVPMMERNPKEAFKNNILGTYNVAKAVDEAKVPKMVMISTDKAVNPPNVMGATKRVAELIVTGFNQRSKSTYCAVRFGNVLGSRGSVIPVFEHQIAEGGPVTVTDFRMTRYFMTIPEASRLVIHAGAYAKDGEVFILDMGKPVKIYDLAKKMVLLSGHTESEIPIVEVGIRPGEKLYEELLVSTELVDNQVMDKIFVGKVNVMPLEAIDQKIEEFRSLSGDELKEAIISFANETTHAE; via the coding sequence ATGAATAAAAAACTAACAGATTATGTGATTGATCTGGTTGAAATTTTAAATAAACAGCAAAAACAAGTGTTTTGGGGGATATTCGATATTCTGAGTATGGTGGTTTCTATCATCGTATCTTATATCTTGTTTTATGGCCTTATAAATCCTGCGCCTGTGGATTATGTAATCTACACTCTTTTAGCCTTCCTCCTCTATCAAATCATGATTGCGTTTTGGGGGCTAAATGCTAGTATTAGTCGTTATAGCAAGATTACGGATTTCATGAAAATCTTTTTCGGAGTGATGCTCAGCAGTGTTCTTTCTTATGGGATCTGCTATGCCTTTCTTCCATTGTTTTCTATCCGTTTCATCGTACTCTTCATTTTGTTGAGTACCTTCCTCATCTTGCTTCCTCGTATCACTTGGCAGTTGATTTATTCTAAACGTAAAAAAGGTAGTGGAGATGGAGAGCATCGCCGTACCTTCTTGATTGGTGCTGGTGATGGTGGCGCCCTCTTTATGAACAGCTACCAACATCCAACTAGCGACCTTGAGCTAGTGGGGATTTTGGATAACGATGAAAAGAAAAAGGGACAAAAACTAGGTGGGATCCCAGTTCTGGGCTCTTATGATAATCTACCTGAATTGGCTAAACGTCACCAAATCGAGCGTGTTATCGTAGCGATCCCTTCGCTTGACCCATCAGAGTACGAACGCATCTTACAGATGTGTAATAAGCTAGGCGTCAAATGTTACAAGATGCCTAAGGTTGAGACAGTCGTTCAAGGACTCCATCAACCAGGTAGTGGTTTCCAGAAAATTGATATCACAGACCTTTTGGGCCGTCAGGAAATTCGTCTTGACGAATCGCGTCTGGGTACAGAAATTACTGGAAAGACTATCTTGGTGACAGGGGCTGGTGGTTCGATTGGTTCGGAGATTTGTCGCCAGGTTAGTCGCTTTAATCCCGAGCGTATTGTCTTACTTGGACATGGTGAAAACTCAATCTATCTCGTTTATCATGAATTGATCCGTACATTCCAAGGGATTGATTATGTTCCTGTTATTGCAGATATTCAGGACTATGACCGTCTCTTGCAGGTGTTTGAGCAGTACAAACCAGCTATCGTTTACCATGCTGCAGCCCACAAACACGTTCCGATGATGGAGCGCAATCCAAAAGAAGCCTTCAAGAACAATATCCTCGGTACCTACAATGTTGCCAAGGCTGTTGATGAAGCCAAAGTACCTAAGATGGTCATGATTTCGACTGACAAGGCGGTCAATCCACCGAATGTTATGGGTGCGACTAAGCGCGTGGCAGAATTGATTGTCACTGGCTTTAACCAACGTAGTAAATCAACCTACTGTGCAGTTCGTTTTGGGAATGTTCTCGGTAGTCGTGGTAGCGTGATTCCTGTCTTTGAACATCAGATTGCTGAAGGCGGTCCTGTAACGGTGACAGACTTCCGTATGACACGTTACTTCATGACCATTCCAGAGGCTAGCCGTTTAGTAATCCATGCTGGCGCTTATGCTAAGGACGGAGAAGTCTTTATCCTCGATATGGGCAAACCAGTTAAGATCTATGACTTGGCTAAGAAAATGGTCCTTCTAAGTGGGCACACGGAAAGTGAAATTCCAATCGTTGAGGTCGGTATCCGACCAGGTGAAAAACTCTATGAAGAACTCTTAGTTTCGACCGAGTTGGTTGATAACCAAGTCATGGACAAAATTTTCGTTGGTAAGGTAAATGTCATGCCGCTAGAAGCTATTGATCAAAAGATTGAAGAGTTCCGTTCACTCAGTGGAGATGAGCTCAAAGAAGCCATCATTTCCTTTGCAAATGAGACAACTCATGCTGAGTAA
- a CDS encoding DUF805 domain-containing protein, giving the protein MLSAIRSFFKGYANFSGRSTRPEFWWIWLLNMVIFLPAYYSLFTGVESDKAIRNIAVFSMCIILFIVEFVPLLALIVRRLRDVGIHWAYIFIVFVPLGAITLLVMLAMPSQRFGEKVIENSEKDKENTEDSRFEEMVRKY; this is encoded by the coding sequence ATGCTGAGTGCTATTAGGAGTTTTTTCAAAGGCTATGCAAATTTTTCTGGTCGTTCCACACGTCCAGAATTTTGGTGGATTTGGCTACTAAATATGGTGATTTTCTTGCCCGCCTACTACTCACTTTTTACTGGAGTAGAATCTGATAAAGCCATCAGGAATATTGCGGTCTTCAGTATGTGTATTATTTTGTTTATAGTAGAGTTTGTTCCTCTACTAGCACTGATAGTACGTCGCTTACGAGATGTGGGTATCCATTGGGCCTATATTTTTATTGTATTTGTTCCTTTGGGTGCAATAACACTGCTCGTTATGCTCGCTATGCCAAGTCAACGATTTGGAGAAAAAGTGATAGAGAATAGTGAAAAAGATAAAGAGAATACGGAAGACTCTCGGTTTGAAGAAATGGTACGAAAATATTAA
- a CDS encoding HAD-IA family hydrolase, translating to MPSISAIFFDLDGTLVDSSIGIHNAFTHTFKELGVPSPDAKTIRGFMGPPLESSFATCLPKEQISEAVQIYRSYYKERGIHEAELFPRITELLQELSQNYPLYITTTKNTPTAHDMTKNLGIHHFFEGIYGSSPETPHKADVIRYALQTHQLPADQVLIIGDTKFDMIGAQETGIKKFAVTWGFGEEADLLSYQPDWIAHTIDDIISQL from the coding sequence ATGCCCTCTATCTCAGCAATCTTTTTTGATCTAGACGGAACCCTGGTTGACAGTTCCATCGGGATCCACAATGCCTTTACCCATACCTTTAAAGAGCTAGGAGTTCCAAGCCCTGATGCCAAAACCATTCGTGGTTTTATGGGACCGCCCCTTGAAAGTAGTTTTGCAACATGTCTTCCCAAGGAGCAAATCTCAGAAGCTGTGCAAATCTACCGCTCTTACTACAAGGAAAGAGGGATCCACGAAGCAGAGCTTTTCCCCCGAATAACGGAATTGCTTCAAGAACTTTCACAAAACTACCCTCTCTATATCACTACAACAAAGAATACTCCTACTGCTCATGATATGACTAAAAATCTGGGAATCCATCATTTCTTTGAGGGCATTTACGGTTCTAGTCCTGAAACGCCACACAAGGCGGATGTCATCCGTTACGCCTTGCAAACACATCAACTCCCTGCAGACCAAGTCCTCATCATTGGGGATACCAAGTTTGACATGATCGGAGCCCAAGAAACTGGCATTAAAAAGTTCGCTGTTACTTGGGGATTTGGAGAAGAGGCTGATTTGCTCAGCTATCAACCTGACTGGATTGCCCATACCATTGATGATATCATTAGCCAGCTCTAA
- the sdaAA gene encoding L-serine ammonia-lyase, iron-sulfur-dependent, subunit alpha yields MFYSIKELVEQADLDFQGNVAELMIATEYQLTGRERPEVLLLMERNLEVMKASVELGLSENKSRSGLTGGDAAKLDRHLKSGKALSDFTILSAARNAIAVNEHNAKMGLVCATPTAGSAGCLPAVLTAAIQKLDLTHEEQLDFLFAAGAFGLVIANNASISGAEGGCQAEVGSASAMSAAALTLAAGGSPYQASQAIAFVIKNMLGLICDPVAGLVEVPCVKRNAMGASFAFIAADMALAGIESKIPVDEVIDAMYQVGSSLPTAFRETAEGGLAATPTGRRLQKEIFGE; encoded by the coding sequence ATGTTTTATTCTATCAAAGAATTGGTCGAGCAAGCAGATCTAGACTTCCAAGGAAATGTCGCAGAACTCATGATTGCGACAGAATATCAACTAACCGGTCGGGAACGCCCAGAAGTTCTCCTCCTCATGGAACGCAATCTAGAAGTCATGAAAGCCTCTGTCGAGCTCGGCCTCAGTGAAAATAAATCCCGTAGTGGCTTAACGGGTGGAGACGCGGCCAAACTAGACCGTCATCTCAAAAGTGGCAAGGCCTTGTCGGACTTTACCATCCTATCAGCAGCCCGTAATGCCATCGCGGTCAATGAACACAATGCGAAGATGGGCTTGGTCTGCGCCACCCCAACCGCAGGAAGTGCCGGCTGTCTGCCAGCCGTTCTCACTGCTGCTATCCAAAAATTAGACCTTACCCACGAAGAACAGCTAGATTTCCTCTTTGCTGCGGGTGCCTTTGGACTAGTTATCGCAAACAATGCCTCTATCTCAGGTGCTGAAGGTGGCTGTCAGGCCGAAGTCGGCTCTGCCTCTGCCATGAGTGCCGCAGCCTTGACCTTGGCTGCAGGTGGAAGCCCCTATCAGGCTAGCCAAGCCATTGCCTTTGTCATTAAAAATATGCTGGGCCTCATCTGTGACCCTGTTGCCGGTTTGGTTGAAGTTCCGTGTGTCAAACGAAATGCCATGGGAGCTAGCTTTGCCTTTATCGCAGCAGACATGGCCTTGGCAGGTATCGAGTCTAAGATCCCTGTTGACGAAGTCATCGATGCTATGTACCAAGTCGGATCAAGTCTTCCAACTGCCTTTCGTGAAACGGCCGAGGGTGGACTCGCCGCTACACCTACTGGTCGCCGCCTACAAAAAGAAATCTTCGGAGAATAA
- the sdaAB gene encoding L-serine ammonia-lyase, iron-sulfur-dependent subunit beta, translated as MHSLRFQSVFDIIGPVMIGPSSSHTAGAVRIGKIVSSIFDDTPTEVEFQLFNSFAKTYRGHGTDLALVAGILGMDTDDPDIPNSLEIAHKRGIKIVWTIQKDSNAPHPNTTKITVKNEHKSISVTGISIGGGNIQVTELNGFAVSLNMNTPTIIIVHQDVPGMIAHVTEALSRFDINIAQMNVTREKAGEKAIMIIEVDSRSCEEAIEEIRKIPHLHNVNFFK; from the coding sequence ATGCACTCACTTCGTTTTCAATCTGTCTTTGATATTATCGGACCAGTTATGATTGGCCCATCAAGTAGCCATACTGCTGGTGCTGTTCGTATTGGGAAAATCGTCTCTTCCATCTTTGATGATACGCCGACAGAAGTCGAATTCCAATTATTTAATTCATTTGCCAAAACCTACCGTGGTCATGGAACCGACCTTGCTCTCGTCGCTGGTATATTAGGTATGGATACGGACGATCCCGACATTCCAAATAGCCTAGAGATTGCCCATAAACGCGGTATCAAGATTGTCTGGACCATTCAGAAGGACAGCAATGCCCCTCATCCTAATACCACTAAAATTACTGTGAAGAATGAACACAAGTCCATCAGTGTGACAGGAATTTCCATCGGTGGAGGAAATATCCAGGTTACGGAACTTAACGGCTTTGCTGTCTCTCTCAACATGAACACACCAACCATTATCATCGTGCATCAGGATGTTCCAGGTATGATTGCTCATGTTACTGAAGCCCTCTCTCGTTTCGATATCAACATCGCTCAGATGAATGTGACTCGAGAAAAAGCTGGAGAAAAAGCCATCATGATTATCGAAGTCGATAGTCGAAGTTGCGAAGAGGCGATTGAAGAAATCCGAAAAATCCCTCATCTCCACAATGTCAATTTCTTTAAGTAG